In Pseudomonadota bacterium, the genomic window TAGTTCTCCAGGGGTGATCTTTAGGTGCTGGTTGCGGGAACCAAACATCACCAGCGTATCCTGCAAGTTGGCCGCTTTCAAGAGCTCTAACGACTGCATCTCGGTCACAAATTTTGCCGCGAGCCGTATTAATCAGGTAAGCCCCGCGTTTCATTTTATTGATCAAGTCATCATTGAATAAATGTTCCGTTTCGGCGTGTAGGGGGCAGTTGACGGTTACAACATCGCACACCGAAACGAGAGACTCTGTCGTGGGATGATAGGTTAGGTTTAGCTCTCTTTCAACGCTTTCAGGCAAACGATGCCGCTCTGAATAATGTAGATTAACGTCAAAAGGTTTTAAACGTCTCAAAGTTGCAAGCCCAATTCGCCCTGCTGCAACTGACCCCACGGTCATGCCCTCTAGATCATAGGCTCTTGAAATACAATCAGCGATATTCCACCCTTTTTTAAGGATCCACTGATAAGAAGGAATGTAATTATGAGTTAAGGCAAGAATTGCCATGACGATATGTTCGGCGACGCTGATACTGTTACAAAAAGTGATCTCTGTCACGGTCACACCTTTTTCAATTGCCGCTTGCAGGTCAACATGGTCAGAGCCAATACCTGCGGTAATGGCCAGCTTTAAGTTTTTTGCTTTTGCAATTCGCTCAGAGGTGAGATAAGCAGGCCAAAAGGGCTGTGAAATGACAATATCTGTATCGGGGAGCTCCCTTTCAAAAACAGAATCAGAGCCATCTTTATCCGATGTAACGATCAAGGTATGCCCCAGTCCTTCAAGAAACTGGCGCAGGCCAAGCTCACCGGTAACACTGCCCAGTAACTCACCTGGTGTGAAATCGATTTGTTTGGGCGTTGGCAGGGCCATGCCATCAGGATAACGCTCAAGGGTGGGAATGTCTGCACGTGGATAGGATTTAGGATATCCGGCTACAGGATCATCATAGAGAACACAGAGAATTTTTGCCATTTTAGAGCTCCTTATTTTTTTAATATTTAATCTATGCTAGAATAGATCCAGTTACTTTTTCGTTAAAAAACCAAGATCAATACATTGCAAATTACAAGTAATATCATTATATAATAGAATATGTTTAGTTAATTTTTGAGTTTCTATTATGAACAGTAAAAAATATATCTCTTATATCGTTATTGCAAGCTTTGCTTTGCAAACAATTTCTCCTTTTGTCTCTTCCTGTCATGCACAGAGATACCAAACAATCAATGCCGTTATTGACAATCTAGAGCATATCAAAAGCGTTAAATCTGTCCCGGCAGCTCTTACGTTTAAACCTGAAGCTGGTAAAACCGCTGCGGGTATTCTGCACTACACCGAAATTGAAGGACAGGTTCATATCTTGCTTGGTGAAAGAAACACAGGAGGATTGTGCAATCTTGGAGGAGCAAGTGATGCTGAAGACGCAGCCATTTCTGGATTTGAAAGTTTGGCTCACACAGCCGCTCGAGAAGCAAAAGAAGAATCAAATGATCTTTACGCACCTCATGCAAGCATTTTGCAACATCTGCCTTTTATCGATACCATCACAGAAAAATCCTCTGAACAACACTTGCTGCACCGAATGTATTGGCAAAAAGTGGGGTATATTGCCCCGGAGGTACTTTTAAAAGCAATGAATCAGGCCACAGATCACCACTCTAAAGAATATCAGCATTTCAAGTGGTACAAGGTTGAAAAGCTGCTTAAAGCTTGCCAGCAATCAAATCCAAAGCTAAGCGAAACTGAATCAATATATGACCCGCTTTTTAAAACTTTATGTACCGAATCAGGAAAAGCATTTTTGCAACATTTGCAGGAAAATAATAAAATTACTCCTTTCCATAAAGAAATTCGTCAATACAAAAATAGATTGTATTTTGCAGGAGACAGAGATTCAAAGATAAAAATAAAAGATCACGAAAATAGCTCTATCCACTGGGAACTTAATGTTGAAAATTTAGATAAAGGGGTTAACGATAGAAAAGAGCTAATAACAAAGATTGATGCATTAACTAAAGAGTCACAGCACATTTCATTCGGGCAAAATGCTTCTGGCGAACAAGTCACCACGCTAGAAATCGCCAAAAGGCAATTTGCTGAAGCCGTTGCAGCGCACGCATCGACCTTGATTGAACTGAAGGAAAAATTTGCAAAGAAAGAAGAGCAAGTTACCGTACCAGCACAATCGACGCAACCCCCGAAAACACCGGCAACTCCTGAATCTTTTGACCCAAACTCTCCCGATTTGTGGAACAGGTCTATCCCTGAGAGTTTAACTCGCTTCCATTTACGTATGGTCCTAGGACCAGATTATAAAGATAAAGCTGATTTTGAGAATGATCAAAGAAAAGCAGATATTGAAAATCTAAGAGTATACTTAAAACGCTTCAATTCAACTGAGTATGAACAAAAATATGCAGAAAAAGCTGAGTTCAAAAGGGAAATCTCCTTCCTGGATACCGATTTGCAACTGCTTGCAGATGTCATTGAGTGGGAATCGGAACAAAACTGGCCTGTATTTTATCATGCATCCAATGCTGGACAAAATAATCTTACACGTGTTTTTACATACCTTAGAAAGTTTTTCATGCTGAATCCACTTGAAGATCAGTTAGCCCTAAGGGGAACAGATCTCTATTTTGCAAATTACGATAATATTGGCGAAGTTTCAGAAAAATATGGATATTCAGACTACGCTCGTGGAATAAATTCTCTTGTCATGTGTGCTAATTATGTGTTGACAGCGGGAAGACAGACAACCCAAACAACATCAAATAGTATTGAATATCTACTGAATGATCACAGTGTTGAATCTCAGGACATATATTTTAGATATTTAGAGGCTATGACTCTATCAGGATTTGTTGATCCACAATTCTCTCCATTCCATTCACTATTTCAACAATATTTGACTTATTTGGGTCAGGAAATGGGCAACAGCGTTCTCTTCTCTTTGTCTATTAACCCCAAGGTTTTGCGTCAATATTCCTATTCGGCCCATGGTGGTGGATCTCCCTACGAAATGATGATTGATGAAGAAAGCGTTTTTCAACAGCAAAAAACAAGCTCAACCTTATATACACTGCACAGATTAATCAAAGAACAAAATAGGTTATCTTCGCTTGCTGAGCCAGAATCATTTGAAATTAACACCTGCAAAAAACAAAGTCTTATTCCTGAGTTTCGCCTTTGCTTACATCCTGACTTACTTTTCAATCCAGAAAATTTCAAGGCCAAATCTTTTTCCCGTTTTCAAAATGCTGAAAAAGAAAAACTATTTCATCAAGCAATGACAAGAACAACAACAGCAGTCATAGCTGATTGGTTGCAGCAGGAAAGCCATATTATGCCAGGGCACTTCGTGCAATACCCAGAAATTAAAAAGCTTTATGAGATCATGCATAAAGGTATCACTGGAGAAGAGGTCAACCCCAAAGATAGCGAATCACAACTGACTGCAAGTACTTTTCAGATCGCAAGTGAGCTTGTTGATGTCATAGGATACGCACACATAATGGAAGTAGTAACCGCTCTACAAAATTTAGCTGGCGATGAAGAGCAGAAGGCTAAAATTGCAAAAATAACCAAAG contains:
- a CDS encoding NAD-dependent formate dehydrogenase, giving the protein MAKILCVLYDDPVAGYPKSYPRADIPTLERYPDGMALPTPKQIDFTPGELLGSVTGELGLRQFLEGLGHTLIVTSDKDGSDSVFERELPDTDIVISQPFWPAYLTSERIAKAKNLKLAITAGIGSDHVDLQAAIEKGVTVTEITFCNSISVAEHIVMAILALTHNYIPSYQWILKKGWNIADCISRAYDLEGMTVGSVAAGRIGLATLRRLKPFDVNLHYSERHRLPESVERELNLTYHPTTESLVSVCDVVTVNCPLHAETEHLFNDDLINKMKRGAYLINTARGKICDRDAVVRALESGQLAGYAGDVWFPQPAPKDHPWRTMPHHGMTPHVSGTTLSAQARYAAGVREILECWFEQRPIREEYLIVDQGKLAGMGAYSYIAGDTTRGSQEAERFR